The Gossypium hirsutum isolate 1008001.06 chromosome A03, Gossypium_hirsutum_v2.1, whole genome shotgun sequence genome contains the following window.
TGAACATTCAGATAGCTTGGGtttgtattaaaaatggttaatttgcatgttttgggtttagggactaaattgaataaaagtaaaactttagggataattttgtaaaattgtcaaaaatgaccaaattgcatgaaatgaattattttatagtttaaattaataaattgaatgaaattattaatttagctcaagatcgagtagaaaatcgaggaaaataaaaaactaccaaaatgcccttaaatattggtatttctgtaatttagccaggcaagttcgtatgaattgtattctgtataattttgattaaaatgttaatatgtgattaaatcaatatatatatgttagtatgcaatTTATTGTGTTACGAAACGACGTAAATCCAAAGACGTACGACGATTACCAAGTcctatttgaaccttaagaattcgtagaatacaaatgatatgtcattagggttaccgatacTCAGCTCGCATGAGCTTTCCGTTATTCAGCTCGGAAGAGCTTACTATTTATAGCTCGGAAAAGCTTATAATTAACAGCTCGTATGatcatacatgtacatgaattgacggattatagttcagtacacctcgtgtgtactacccgtgtgtccaatgatattctaaatggttcaacgagaaatGTACTATTATGAGACAATATGAGTTCAATACAAACTAATAcaagtatatacatgaaatacatggaaatgatggtacatgatatattgatatattgaaatggatgatatatgtatatgaagaaacagtaagagaatgttatgtatcatgacatgtacatatatgaatatctttgatatgttgatacatggaaattacgTAAGTTGAGacaagtaataaactcaagtgtgacatgttgagataataaggttatcggtgttgaatttatatgaaatatgttcaagtatgctaacaaatgttgttgtttgatgcttaggcaagtgccaaactgttggttgaatggtaatatgtttaattataagttgcattgaaatggtagatgctcaaatgaaaatatacttaAGCTCATGAAAGAGTATGCTATGGATTTGTTCACCTTATGAGTTGTTAAATATAGCTTCACAAATCTTATAGTATCGATATTGAAATATcctttatatgtataaatttcatatttgaaatgaattgatatgattaaagtttatacaagcttactaagcattcattgcttatgtagttgttttcctttatttttcagattatcggaagctcgatcgggttggaagcttattagagttatatcacactatccataggTTCTATCGATACTTTcagatggtttgattttggttataatggcatgtataggttattttggctaaattttggcctatatgtgttttgttgagatttagtcacttatttggcttgtgttttggtattttgatatgTCCATAATTTGCCTTATAATGTAGATGTGTGGAATGAATTGTGGTTGAATGATGATAGGTAAAATAgtagttgaatatgcatatgaAATATGTTTTAAAACTTGGTGTGATTTGGTAGTATGTTAtagtaagtgtatatatatttaatgctATTGAATATGTGGTACAATTGGTACCAAACAGTAAGTTTTGAtaaatgatttacatgttgtgtatTAATGCAATTATACATAAAAGTTGGTTGATTACTTGGttacatgaattacatggttAAACATGTTTATATTTGTCATTGGAAGTGCCaaagggcatattggttatatgtgaatatactacatgtttaaggcttgattttaCTTGTTTTGGATACCATAATATGGTTTGTTTATATGCATAATGTTAACTGTAGGTACATGCcttgttgggtgagaaaaatgacttgTAAAATAGTCTGTTTTCgttcacacaggcagagacacgggcgtgtgtctcaactgtgtgtggcacacggccgtgtgtcccttatagCTTGTAAAcgtttgcaagtcagtatgttcacacagcctaacacatgggcgtgtggcttggtcgtgtaacccaagtcagtatacccacACGACttaagacatgggtgtgtctcattgtcgtgtgagtcacacagcttggccacgcggctgtgtgacccctacgGTGTTGAAAGTTATAAATgttttcgaaaaaaattttgagtttctgatttagtcccgatttgttttcAATGCGTTATTTGagccttgagggctcgtataagggacaatatgtatgattttgattggtttttggacatgaatgctatatgatatAAAATGTTTGCATTTTCTATCTGTTTGATttataaactctggtaatactctgtaaccctattctggcaatagATTcgaattaggggtgttacatttagtttgATTTGTTTGACCCTACTTTTTTATTGGTTAATaagtttaatattaataatttttttgttaatttatctttaattttttgagttaaatttggatCTTTCAAAAAATGTCaaatcaacttttttttatgaGAATActgattaaaacattaatttttaacgaCGTTAATATGACAACTTGTGTAACAATCTATGTATTCTTTATGCTAATATgacactatttattttatatgctaccccaaaaaataatttaaaagtaaataaaaaaattcataaaaattcaaaaaaaaaagaagagcatAAATATACGTGGATTAGCATGAAAGCTATCATGCTTAAAAATTGAACATTGTAGTTAGTATTTTTGTTAACAAAAAAATTgactcttttaaaaatatttctaattaaattcgactgtttttaaaaaattaaggattaaatttaactaaaaagaaCAAGGGTCAaattcatcatatatatatatatatatattaaggataAATCTACCACTATGTCTTTTAAGGCATTTAACTGGACAATTGGCGGCTTTTAAGTTtaggtaaaattataaatttcactcttttactatttttgaatttgaaatttaatttaacgtgatttaatctttttatttttatgatataataattaattaattagtcttgttaaatattttaattaaaatgttaatgaaaaaaaatgttaGCATGATGAGTTGGAAATGGTATTTTTAAGCAAAAATTGTCATGGATTAACAAAGTGAAaagattaaattatgttttataaactaaattctaaaattagaaatttatgttaaatttagaAACCAAAAATATGAAACCCGAATTACACCCTCTAAACCCAACCTAATACATAAATGACCCACAACTGTGACCCAATAATGAACACACCCCATTCCCATATCCCATAATAACAACCCAAATACCTCTGATCTGCCCAAAACGAACACATATATGCTCTTCCTATCAACTTTTGACAACTTTTCTTGGTTTCATTTACATCAACCTTCAACTGTTCAAAGTTCAGTTCCAAATATAAATGGAAATGAGCTTAgttactaaaaatataaattaaaaattttcatttagaaaaaaagaaattaatgtgttgaACTTTTGGTTGATTTTACAATTCATTAACGTTGTTAACACTATATactataataaaacacatattgtTAATTCAAGTATTacattgaatattttataaaaagtACAGGTACCatgataaaatatatattgatagttCAGTAGATCTTGAGCTAACCCGAATTTAatttaaacaatgaaaaatattttagaatttaaatttaattatgaaatatcaattaattttttttattttttaatagtgaAATGTGCTTTTTGGATGGGCCAATCCGAACACAGGCTTGTgcgtgaatttttttttttaaatcgagctTCAACTCAACCCATGAATGGCTCTATAGTTTAGGTACTACATTAAGCattttataaaagtataagtACCAAATGTGACATCATACCTGTAAATAAACACAAATTATAATCAACAacataaacaattattttataaattataacaacaaaattaaatatttaaattaactttGACATGGTTCTAACAATTTTTTAATCGGTTTGATTGGTCTGATTAAGAAATCGAAGTTTAATCGATTTAATTATTGGTTCAATCAATTTGAAGTGATTCTCAGTCTAGTTGGTTCAATGTCATTTTCTGGATTGATTCTCAATTCAAGTAATTGGTTAGTCCGATTCAAACATCAAAGATGACTATGTttgataaaatgaaaaattaaatgttgaaattaagttataaaatctATTTGATGTATTACTTGATTATAATTAAATTGTTGgataaaaaatgatataattttaagtgaaatagaataaaaaaataattaaatttattttgtattaagcGGTTTTGAGGAAAgaaataaattgattgaatttattgaATGTAAAATTGGTAGGTGCTGAATTATGTGTTTCCTGATGGAGCGGAGTTTTAAAAGGTCAAAAAGCGTAGCTTCCCAGCTCCTTGAATTTCAAGCTTCCGACCATTAAACATCTAAATTCTTCCTTCAACATTACTTAAAACAAAGGAGTAATCACTGCCATGTCTTCCTAACTAACTAATCATCTCATCTCATTACTATCAACCTCTTAACCTTTGCCACATGCAATCatgctaaaattttaatataaatattgaaattttattctttaaatatatatttttttctctttttttatacaatacctaAAACTATTCATAATTCTTTCCCAACTCTTAAATAGGAATATAATATGCTTCAACACACTCAAACTCATGTTCTCTTGTACTGACAATAATGTCAATATCAatcgaaaattaaaattcaatcaattgattcttcaaatatttaaaaatgtagCATAAATATGTTTAACTAATTTAACTGAAACATTCCAAATCTTCCTTTCCCACTACCCTCTGATGTAAGTAAAAGGAAAAGGAGCCTAAATAAAAGAAAGTTATACGAAGCATGATCTCTTTATTGACCGATGAAAATCAAAGATTTTAGGTGTCTCAATTGCCGGACATTCACATGCTCCATGCCCTACTTGTCATCATTATTTTCTTCCCccacttctttttctttcctcaATCGGCGCATAATTTCCCGCCCATCACCACGCCAACCATCTCTATAAAACCAACTTGGTCACTAATGCTAGCTTCCCACCATCAACTTACACTCGTATTTCCTCTAATTTTCTTACTATGGCTTCCTTTGCAAACCACATTGTTTTATTCTTCTTTCTGCTGCTTTCTTCTTCTGTCCAGATTCAAGCTAGGGAGAGCAAGTTCTTTAGCAAGATCTTCCACCTTGGGGCCAAAATTTCTCCTCTAGTGGTACCTACACCAACGCCAGCACCAGCACCAGCATCGGCGCCGGCACTAGCACCGACAGTGGCACCTGCAGCGGCACCGGCTAACATTGGTATCCAAGATCCTTATTATGGCCTCTATGGTCATGGCTCTGGCATGGTTCCCCCTGCAAAAGAGGGTGTCACCACTAGCAACACTCCAACCGCTTTTGAAAACGATCTTTTCGCCGAAGAACTTGCGGATGAAAAATACGAGAGCGGCTACGAGAAAAACAACTACAattacaacaacaacaacaatggcTACACCACAAGTAAGTACAACAACAATGGCTACACTCTCAGCAGCGACAACAACAATGGCTACAGCGGGAACTACAACACCAATGGCTACAATGACAACTACAACAACAATGGGTATGAGACAGAGAGACAAGGAATGAGTGACACCAGATTTGTAGAAGGTGGTAAGTATTATTACAATATGAAGAATGAGAAGTACTACCCTAATGGATATGAGTTTTCATCAAGCAAGGGAACTACTAAAAATGAAGGTTACTATGGGAATACAGAGAACTCCAATGAGTTCAACTCCATGGAAGAGTTTCAGAACAAGGAAGATCAGTACATGGAGAGGCAAGAAGAGTATGTGCCCTAGATATTTGATTATCATGATTCAAGAATGAAAAAGGAAACAGGAGTTTGACATATATAGTGGTTCATATATTTAAAGATGAGGAAGATTGAAGTTTATGAAGTCTTTCctgtgttttattattttatagcaTTCACTTGTGTTTGCACAATAGTTCATGCTTTACAAATCAAAATGGATCCAAGACTATACAGTTTCACATTTTggacttaattttaattattcttgCAAGAGCTAACTATTATTTGGTCTGATTCAAATGAAAGAATCATTGGTATTGCTAAAATTTCAGAATCCAAGTGACCCCAAAATTTATTATGTGGTAAATTGAATAAGGAATATTGGTATAATCACACATGTTCTGTTCCATTCCAGTCCCGGGCTACCATTCAAGAATTATTCTATTTAGGTGGGGTGGTATTTAAGTAAAATCTTATCAACtgataattttaatattcaaacttAATTTAAATGTTTGGAGAAAAAATTATggttaacatatattataatttataagaagaaaaaggaaaatttgtgCACCTACTTAAACATATAAACTAATgcggtaaaagtatcatagagtcCCCTATATTaaaagttggattgcattttgtcccctctacttaaaaaatgagcaaattagtccatgtacattagatcaaagagcaaattggtcattctgttaaaaatttcatctattttttgtTGTTAAAAACTGGTTTTTGTACATCAACATGAGGTACACGTGGCATACCATATGTTACTATCTGATTATTCTATCAACCACGTTAATTTTTAATAGcataaatagatgaaatttttaacataaagctctttgatctaatatataaaaattaatttgcttatttttttgaGTAGATGagacaaaatacaatttaactcctAATATAATGACTTCCATGATACTTTTCCCAAACTAATGCTCAATAGACAAAGTCGCACCTCATTTTAATAGGATGTAAAAGGACATGATCTACTCTCCAATTCCTATTGAAAGCTAGCTTGATTTCAAAGTGTAGGAACTAgaatggttaaaatatgtcattattattttattaaatttaagttcattagAATAGTGTTTTTTAGTTATAcggttattaaatgaattttttttcttattttaaaacatcaattaataaatttaacaaaaacaaTTAAGAGTGATAATAACtagaactaaaatttaaaatctaaaaaaagtaaagaaattaaatttctaaaattgaaaatataaaaactaaatttcaaatttagaagAAGTAGGAACACCTGTGAATATTTTAACCAACCCCACAATGCAAGGATAATTTGTTCTGTTCCACAgtctaaaaaaaatatatttgtttcattcaattaattttctttttccttttttgttgttttcttaaaTATCATGATTAAGTATTAACataaaacaagtaaaaaaaaagcaCAAAGGGATAAATGTATTATTAAACAATATTAAATGGGATGTTGACTGAATATGATTTCGATTGGAACCGACATTGTTGGTAATGCAAGAGTGCATAGGTTTGAACATGCTGAAGTGtatttatcctcttatttaaatgTTAGGGTGTTATGGGAAGTTATAGTGTTGAGATCTAATGCTAGTAATGTAGTATTTTCGTTTAAGtatatacttgtatttttcaaacaatttaatttaattaaatatttattaattacattaataccttaTGTATATTGTCCTCGATGTTTTTGCAtataaagcaaaatggaagcaaatattgactcactgATTATCTAgcatttaactaatattaagcgatattacatggtcggattgtaatacaaaaaaaaattgtattagtagatgaacttaAATACGTCATTAGTCTAACTAAAAATGAGCAAACAGATTGAAAAATTAATATGTTATCTCTCAAGTACAATTAGGGTGATGCTTTATCTTGATCATCAGACAAGactcaagtagaatagatcttaaatctatttataaatttattcacttatgacattcatagtgtgacataccttaatacTGTGTGGATGATggattatatatatgtgactcatatactttaatgtaagtaaaaatctgagttcaaattgataaaaaaatgaaagttgatGCATTAGGCATATGGCTTCCGTAGTgcgtagcatcattcacaatagtggaattca
Protein-coding sequences here:
- the LOC107886797 gene encoding protein E6-like → MASFANHIVLFFFLLLSSSVQIQARESKFFSKIFHLGAKISPLVVPTPTPAPAPASAPALAPTVAPAAAPANIGIQDPYYGLYGHGSGMVPPAKEGVTTSNTPTAFENDLFAEELADEKYESGYEKNNYNYNNNNNGYTTSKYNNNGYTLSSDNNNGYSGNYNTNGYNDNYNNNGYETERQGMSDTRFVEGGKYYYNMKNEKYYPNGYEFSSSKGTTKNEGYYGNTENSNEFNSMEEFQNKEDQYMERQEEYVP